The Echinicola jeungdonensis genome segment TTCTATTGAGAAAAGCTTTATTAAACAGGCTATTCTCAACACTTGCGCAAGGTATAAAAAATAATGCAAAATACGTATAAATACGTATTTTGTTTACGTAGGAGTTTTGCGTAATCATGAAATATTAACCTTGGCTCGCAAGATAGCAAATATAAGATGAACTCACAATTACGCCTTTGTAAGGTGTTGTTGTAAAGTTGATTTGCTTTTTAAGCGCTTTCTATGTGTTGTTTTAGTCCAGGCTCATCCTCCAGTTTTTTGAGCAATTCCACCACATTGTTCACTTTTAGTTTTTTCATGATATTAAAACGGTGGGTTTCTATGGTTCTTATGCTTTTACCCAATTGTTCTGCGATTTCTTTGTTACCAATTCCATCAGCAATCATCTTGAGAATTTGCTTTTCCCTTTTGGTAATATCGTACTCATTAATCGCACTTATTTTTTGGGTGACCTTTCTGTCTCTTACATTAAGGTAGCTATTGACAAGTACCTGACTAATATCTCCACTGAAATATTTGCCTCCATGGTGAATGGCTCTGATTGCTTTCATAAACTCTTCCTTGCTAGTGTCCTTTAGGAGATAACCTGATGCTCCACTTTCTATGGATTGCAAAATATAATCCTCGTCATCATGCATGGAAAGGATAAGTGCTTTGGTGGAAGAGTCATTGCTGGTTAATTTTTTTGTGGCGTCAAGGCCATTCATCACCGGCATCCGAATATCAATTATCAATAAGTCTGGTTTTAATTTTTTGACTACCTCAAGGGCCTCTTCACCATTGGAAGCTTCACCAATGACTTTTACCTCTCCTTCATTTTCCAGAAGGTTTTTGATCCCACTTCTGACCACCAAGTGGTCATCTGCTAATACTACTGTTATTTTTTCCATGGTTTAATTTTTAATTAACTTAATCTAAAGGAAGGTTGATACCTATGGTTGTACCCTTTCCTTTTTCTGAAGTAATGGTACATTGGCCGTTGATGAAGTTGGCCCTTTCACGGATATTGAACAACCCATGGCCTGAGGCTGATAAATGGCCCTTTTCCTCCAGTTTTTTCATGTCAAATCCTTTCCCATTATCTTTGATTTCTACATTGAGAAACTGTGAATTATGGGATAGCGTGATCTTGACTTCTTCTGCCTCTGCGTATTTGATTGCATTGTTTACAGCTTCCTGACAGATCCGGTAAAGGTTGTTTTCGACCTTTCCCTCCAACCTGGATAAAAATCCAGTTTGGTTTTCGAAGGTGACCTTCAAATCCGACAGCTTGGTGATTTCCCGGCAAAATTTGTTTAATACGGGGACAATTCCATAATCAGACAAGGCGCTTGGCGTCAGGTTAAATGAAATCCTTCTGACTTCCTTGATAACATTTTTAAGTAAATCCCGGGTAGTCTTGAGCTTTTCTTTTTCAAATTCCGAGTTTACTGAGTGTATGCCCTCCAGGTTGAATTTCATGGCGGAAAGGAGTTGGCCTATTCCATCATGCATGTCCCGGGAAATCCTTTTTCTTTCTTCTTCCTGCCCTTCCAGGATCAGTGCGGAGCGGAATTGCTGCTCTTTTACCTTTTGCTCTATCCTTTCCCTGTTGATTTCTTGAGAAATGGCTTCTGCTTCTTTTTTCTCTGTTTCATCAGTGCTGATGATCATAAGGGTTTCAGCTTTGCCAAAGTCATTCATGGTTGGGATAATGTTCATTTTAAGCCAAACAAAATCCCCCATGGCGTTTACCAGCTTTATCTCCCCACTCCAGGATCGACCGCTTAATACCATCTCTTTTATATTTTCCAGGTATTCAGGGTTATAACCTTGATCCTGAAGCCAGGTGAATAGGTTTTTGGGTTTGTCCTCTTCAAATTCCATCAATTGAGAAAACTGATCAGAGAAATGAATGAAATTCCCCTTTGCATTGCATTTGGCATATACGGTGACATCATCCACCGCTACATCTACCTCCAGTAAATCCTGGTAAGCCTGTTCTAAGGAACTGTAAAGTGCACTGAGTTCCAAAGTCATTTTTTTTGACTTTTGTTCGGATTGTAAAAGTTTTTTGAAAGTTTTCCGAATGGTCTTGGCAGAGGGGATAAAGATAAAGAATATCTCAAAAAGGATTACCCCTAGGGATAAGACCAATAGGAAAAGCTCAATGCTCCTTAAGTTCATGACTTTGGACTTGGCCTCATTGTCATACTGAAAAACAATCAAATCCATCCCAGAAAGGAATTCCTGTTGGTGATCAATAATCTGACGGATATCTTTACGCAAACTATCCGTTGGAATATTTATATTGTTTTTTAGTTTTTTAATAATAGCCTGCGCAGCCTGGACCATTTGATTGTGGTCATTTTCTATTTCAGAAAACAGAAGATTGATCTTTTTACTGTTTCTTCCGTTTATGCCCAATTCTAGGTTCCCTTCCTGTAGCCCCTGATGGGTTACTTGCCAATTTTCCAAGGAAGTTTCCAGTTCGTCCAGGTATTGTTCTCTTTTTTCGGTATTGGTGGAATCACCCAAAAGGAGTGCGCATTTACTTATGCGTTGGCTAAGCATCCTTTGCCTTCCGGACAGATTGACCACCCGTGAATCATTTTTTTGTTCACTGATAAATTTTTGAACCAAAATTTGACTGATGATAATGCTGGTAGCTATGGCGCAAAGGGCTACCATATAGTACCTGCCCAATTTTTCAAATTTTGGTTTTTCCGTAAGGGATGAGTTTTCCATAATGCTATTGCAAGACTTTAAAATTACGTAAAAACACTTAAAAAGTTAAGCGCCTTAGCGGATTCTTTGAAGGTCTAGCGGCTTCTTTGGTATTCCCTATCCCAAAAATATTCAGGGATTTAGGGGTGAAAGTTGATTTCTAGGCCAAATATAAGTGAAGTAATTTATATGAATGGTTCCTTTAATGGCTTTTTGGATGATTTTGTGAAACTGGTAAGTATAAATAAAATATTTACGTAAAGGGGGGATATTTTTTTGTACCAACATTATTGTAAAACCTTCCGGTTTTTAAGGGTTGGGGTAGGATTCAATTTTTATTCAATGAATACTTTAAGATCAAAAGGGAAAAAAGTTAAACTTTTTGATCTGATGAAGGATGTTGTTGGAAAAGGTAAAATGTTGATTGGTTAATAGTTGGTAGTCAACGGTTACACAATCAATTGTAAGTTGGCTTTCATTAGTAATTCAATATTTTACTAAACAATATTGAATATTGTTTCATAGTCTTTAGGTAATGGCTGGGAGGAGGGAAAATAAAAAAGCAGGGTCCATCAACCAAACCCTGCTTAGTGAGAAAAATAGGTCTACTAGCTAATTGTTCCATAAATTAATCCTCAAAACCAACATACACGTAGCCGTCTTCTATCTTAATAGGATAGGTGGCTATATCGCATGTGTCGCCGCTGAGGTTCTTCCCCGTTTTAAGGGAGAAGGTCTTCTTGTGGAAAGGACAAGCCACTTTGGGTTCCTGCTCTTCCCCTTCTGATCCGATCATTCCTCTGGAGAGGCTCATCTGCATTTTATGAGGGCAAAGGTTTTGGCATGCATACCATTCATTCCTTCTGGTGAAGTTAAAAACGGCAATCTGTAGGTCTTTATATTTGATGCATGCACCCCCATTTTCAGGGAAGGCACTTACCGGGGCTGCCTTATACCACGTTTTAACTTTGGACGAATCCGCTGTTTTATATTTTTCCAATTCAGATATCATATTTTTCTAAATTAAAGGTCACTTGTAAATGTTGAATAGGTTATTGGGTAGCTTAGCCCCAGGAAGCAGGGATTTTTTGTCCCCTCATTTCCTGCCAATCTAAGTTGGGATCTTCCTCATCAGAGTTGACAAAGTGTTTGAATTTTGCTCTCAGTTCAGGGTTGTTCACTACTTCCTTCCATTCACAAGCGTATGTCTGGATCATGAACTCCATTTCTTTTTCCAGTTCTTCCCCAATGCCCAAACTGTCATTAACTACAACATCTCTCAGGTAATCCATACCACCTTCCAATTTGTTCAGCCAAGTAGCTGTTCTGGTAAGTGGTTCGGCAGTCCTGATGTAGAACATCAAGAATCTATCTATGTATTTAAGGCAAGTTTCTGTATCTACATCGTTGATAAGCAACTGAGCATGTTGTGGTTTAGATCCTCCGTTTCCACATACATAAAGGTTCCAGCCTTTTTCTGTGGCGATGATACCAAAGTCCTTACTTTGGGCCTCGGCACATTCCCTGATACATCCTGATACAGCACCTTTTATTTTGTGCGGGGAACGTAAACCTCGATATCTTTCTTCCACCTGGATAGCAAAGGATACAGAGTCCTGAACCCCATATCGGCACCATGTGGAACCTACACAACTCTTGATTGTTCTAAGGGATTTACCGTAAGCATGTCCACTTTCAAATCCGGCATTGATCAATTCTTCCCAAATGTCAGGAAGCTGATCCACACGGGCACCGAATAAGTCAATTCGCTGACCACCGGTGATTTTGGAGTACAGGCCGTATTTCTTGGCAACCTCCCCAAGTACGATTAATTTATCTGGAGTGATTTCTCCTCCTGGTACCCTTGGTACTACAGAGTAAGTTCCTCCTTTTTGGATATTGGCCAGGTACCTGTCGTTGGTGTCCTGGATGGTATCTTGTTTGGTAATCAATTCGTTCCAAGTGGAAGCGAGGATGGAAGCGACTGCGGGTTTACACACCTCGCAGCCGTCCCCTTTACCAAACTGATCTAAGAGTTCATCGTAAGATTTGATCTTTTTGACTTTTACGATATCCAAAAGTTCTTGTCTGGAATAGTCAAAGTGATCACAAATAACGTTTTTGACTTGTTTACCCATGGACTTCAGCTGATGCTTCAGCAGGTCATTGACCATGGGAACACATCCTCCACAACCGGTACCGGCTTTGGTGCAGGATTTGATCTCGTCCATTTTGGTTACCCCATCATTTTCGATGATGGAGCAAATATCTCCTTTGGTGACATTTTCACAAGAACAAACCTGGGCTTCATTAGGAAGACTTTCCACTCCGGCACCTGCGGATTCTTTTCCTCCTCTGGCTCCGAGAATCAAATCTTCCGGTTCAGGAGGTAATGGCATTTTGTTTTGGGCCATTTGCCACAACATGCTGTATTCCGTAGCATCTCCTACTAAAATCCCGCCCAGCAATCTCTTTCCGTCAAGGGAAACGTTTATTCTTTTATATAAACCACTGTTTTTGTTTTCATAAACAATGGGCTTGGAAGGCTCTACCTCTCCAAATGGATCTCCAAAACTTCCTACATCCACACCGATTAATTTTAGTTTGGTGGACATGTCAAAGCCAAGGAATGGTTTTACTTCCTCTTCAACCAATTGATTGACTACCTGAGTGGCCATTTCATAGCCTGGAGCAACCAATCCGTAAATCATATTTTGGTAAGATGCTACCTCACCGATAGCATAAATATCCTCATCTTCGGTTTGCAAAAACTCATTCACAATGACACCGCCCCTGGGAGCTGTTGGCAATCCACAATCTTTTGCCAACTCATCGCGGGGTTTGATACCCGCAGAAATTACCAGCATATCTACAGGTAATTCCGAATCATCTGCAAATTTCAACCCGGTCATTTCTCCATCGCCTTGAATTAACTGGGTGTTTTTACTTAGGTGAATGGAAATTCCCAAGTCTTCCAACTTGGATTTTAGAATAGAAGCTCCTGCATCATCCAATTGACGTGGCATCAATCTGGGTGCAAATTCGATCACGTGGGCCTCCAATCCCATGTCCATAACAGCTTTGGCTGCTTCAAGTCCTAAAAGTCCGCCCCCTATGACTGCAGCAGATGTTGCCTTTTTGCCGTAATCTATAATAGCATCCAGGTCTTCCAAGGTCCTGTAAACAAACACACCTTTTTTCTCCACCCCTTCAATTGGCGGAACAAATGCGCCAGAACCTGTAGCCAATACTAACTTATCATAAGAAACTTCCTCTCCAGTATGACTGATCACCTTCTTCTTGTCTCGGTCTATTTTGACAACCAGTTCATTTGTGCGCAAGTCAATTTTATTTTCTTTGTACCATTCTACAGGAGCCATAATGAGGTCGTCTGCAGTTGATCCAGAGAAATAAGCACTCAAATGAACCCTGTCATAGGCTGGCCATGGCTCCTCACCAAAGACAGTGACATCAAAGTCACTTCCCGCTTCGGAAACCCTAAGTTTTTCACAAAACTTATAGCCTACCATTCCATTTCCGATTACTACTACCTTTGTCATACTATATAAGTTTAAATGATTGGGTCATTTATTATTTCTAAGTAATTAAGCTTGCTTGCTAGCCTAATTCAGATGCTAAGATAGAAATTATTTTTTATAATACGTAAAAATACGTAAAAAAATACTTAAATTTGTTTTAACAATTAAGTAATAAAGGCATATGAAGACTGTAATTCCTCAACTTTCACTCGTAGGTGCAGGACCGGGAGATCCCGATTTAATCACCTTAAAAGCCATTAAAGTCCTTAAAAAGGCAGATGTGGTTTTATATGATGCCCTAGCCAATGAAGCTTTTCTGGAATACGTACCGGACACAGCATTAAAAATATTTGTTGGTAAAAGGGCTGGACTTCACTATAGGCAGCAAAGGGAGATCAATCGGATGATCGTCAATTATGCTAAAACTTGTGGGAATGTTGTGAGGCTTAAAGGGGGAGACCCTTATGTATTTGGTAGAGGGCATGAAGAATTAGAATATGCTGCAAAGCATGGTGTGCCTACTGATTATGTGCCCGGCATCAGTAGTGCCATGGCTGTACCTGGATTAAGCGGTATACCATTGACTAAGAGGGGAGTAAATGAAAGTTTTTGGGTGGTTACCGGTACCTTAAAGGATCATTCTACCGCGCAGGACTTATTTTATGCTGCTCAGTCTTCTGCCACGGTCATAATATTAATGGGAGTGAAAAAGCTTCCTGAAATCGTTTCCCTTTTTAAACAGTATAGAGGGAATGAAGAGGATATTTCCCTGATTCAGAATGGAAGTAAGGAAAATGAACGTTCCATTACAGGGAAACTGAAAGACATAATGGAAATCCAGAAAAAAGAAAAAATTTCAGCTCCTGCCATCATTGTTATCGGGAAAGTGGTTGGGGAGAAAAAAGACTATTTGAAAAATCTCCTTGGACAAGACTCCCTTGTGGTAACCAAATAGGAAGGTGTCAATAAAATTAGGTTGATGTTGCCAGATGAGAAAAAATATATTTTTTCATTTTGGTTTAACTAAAATAGCCCCGCCAATTGGTGGGGTTGTTTTTTTGGTGGGTGATTTTTTTTATGAAGTAAACTGGAAAGAGATTTTGGGTAGTTGGAGCTACATGTATTGATAATCGGTTTCCCTTTTTAGGCTTTGGCTATCCATTTTCGGTGGTATAACCGAGGTAAGATAAAAGAATAAAGAAGGGAAAATCCGTATGATCATTCGACTTTCCTAATTCAACGACCCATTTGTCGAAAATTAGGTCTGTCAGTTTCATGGTTTGAAAAAAATTACCAGCCCTTTTCTTAAAAAAAATCAATATCCTGAATATTAGCTAACTAAGCCTTGTGGTTATTTAAATGGTAATAATGACTTTTAAAGAAAGGTTGTTCCTGAAAAGTTTCTTGGTTAATGTTTAAGTGCTAATGGTCTTTTCATAATAACAGTTGGAGCTTTATTCTTTCAGCCTTGGCGTTTGTCCAAAAATGCCTAATTGGTTTAACTTAATCCATCAAATTCTCATTTCAAAACTGATTTTATCCTTTTATCTGTGGGGAATTAGCTTTATTTTAATTTTTAAACAGAATTAACCTGAAAATGAATAATAGTAAATTTGAAAAAACCATAGAGGAGTTTGATAAAATCAATTCAGAAGATCCTCATTTGGAAATGATCAACGGCTCTGAGGTTCCCAAAGAGTTAGTATACGGACACAGAATGAGTGGTATGTTGCAAAAATTTAGTCCAAATGCTTCTGAGCCACTTAGGTTGGCTGCAAGGTGTCAACATATTAAACGCTGGGAAATCCCAAGGGAAGAATATCCTATGGACCGGAAGGGTTATTTGATGTGGCGTACTAAACTTAAGAAGTTTCATGGGGAGCTGGCCAGTTCTATTATGAAAAAACATGGCTATGATGATGATACCATCAAGAAGGTTGATGATCTACTTAATAAAAGACGGTTAAAAACCGATGAGGATGTCCAGACTTTGGAGGATGTGATTTGTCTGGTTTTTTTGAAATATTATTTTGATGATTTTATTGCTAAACATAGACAAGAGGAGGGAAAGTTGGTGGATATTGTTCAAAAAACCTGGAGGAAAATGTCTGAAGATGGCCATAAGGCAGCTCTAAATATGGAGTATTCTGAAGAGGCATTGGATATTGTAAAAAAAGCATTGGAGGGGTGAGAAATTAGAAGTTTGAGTCTGATCCTGGTGTCATTATATACAGGCACCGGTTTTTTTATTCCTCAATTCAAAAATGTGGGTATTGTGCTCAACTATCTAATGCTTCGATTTTTGGCCAGACAAATCACCATATTTATTCCCTCTTTTTTAAAAATCCATTAATCTTTTTACTTAATAGCCACAGCACCTACTGGGCTACTATCTATTGCAGCCATATCAACTAATTCCGATTATAAATAAAACGGGGGGATGATCCTTCATCCCCCCTTGGTTGGTTAGGGTTTAGGTGGTTAGCATTTTTGGTAATCTTCCATAGAATGGGGATTAGGAAAATTATCCCTTTCATCCTCATCAGGCCTTTTATGCAGGCACTGAAAGTCTTTTTCAATCAAAATAATGCTTTCATGGTTCGTACTTTCTTTTTGAACATGTCTTAAAGAAACTTCATCGGTAGTAGCCCATTTAGTGGACATAGGTGCAGGGACTTTTACGAGGATTTCATTATCCTTAATGTTTGCCCCAATGCAGTCGACGTCTTTTTCAGGGACAAGGCTATAACGTAAGACCTCTTTTTCGCCAAGTTGGAGAGTCTGGTGAACGGCCTCTTCTTTGGCTATTTTTTCCACTTCAGTTTGGGTAAGCCTTAACCTGATGGAATTATTGTTGATTCTTAATTTCATAGGATACTTTTAGTTTACCTCTTTAACTGATAATTAAATTAGTTTAAATGCGGATTTAGGGCTTTCACAAACCGGACAATTGTAATCTTCGGGTAACTTCAAAAACGAAGTGCCTGCTGCTATTTCCGATTCCGGATCCCCGTACTTTTCGTCATATACTGTCAAACAGCTTGAACACTGGTATTTCCTATGTTGCTTTTTGGGAGTACCCTCTACCGTATCCACAGGATCAGAAGTTTTTCTTACCTCCAATTGATCATAATATTTATAGCTCAATTCTATTAATAAGGGTGGCAAAGTTTCTTTCGGAACATTTTTAGCGTAATAGAAATATTCAGAAAGGTTTGGGTTAAAATCTTTGCTGTATAGAATATTAAAGGTGTCAGGGTCATTCGGCTTTTCCTTTTTGGTTTTTTCAATGGCCACAGAAGTAAACAGGGCCATGTGTTTTGTTTTCACTGAAAAGCTTAAACCGTAAGTACTGATATCTTGCTTATCAAGGGCCCTTACCAGATAATTTTTAATTTCAAGGGCTTCCTCATCCAATACAGGAAGGTGCCAATTGAGCTCCAAAGAACTGTGCCGGATATTGATACCGTATTTTCCCAGCAATTTTTCCCAACTCAAACGGTCTTTTTCTGCAATGCCTTTTACAATGATTGATTTCCAAGGTGTAAGGCATATTTTACCAATGTTGGTGTCCAGGCATAACTGGCAAAGGGCTTTTAGGAAGTTGATGGTAAACTTGTTATTCCTCCAATATAGTCCCAACCAATATTTTCCTCCAACAACCCTGTTCATTCCTTCATAATAAGGTGTGGTGGCTTCAGGATAATCCAATTCCTGTTCCACAGGTTGGGTGTTGGGGGTAGTTATTTCCTTGGCCTTTTGATAGATCTCAGGGTATTTGAGTTCACTTTTGACCGGGTTGATTTCCTCAATGGCCCTGGCAACCCTGGCCAAATCATAACCATAAATCAAATCCGGTGCACACCATGGTTTGACATCAATTTCAGAAAACCGGAGATAGAGGTACCAATAATTGTCATGGGATGAAGCCACGAAATTGATGTTTCCGGTAAATAGGGGTACCAAGCTTTGAACCGGGTCGGTAATATTGATTTTAAGTTTTGGCTTATAATCAAAGGTGTCCAGGATGTAGTGATAATTATGAGAAGCCAGCCAATGGGTGGTAGGCATTACATCCAGGGCAGGATAGGAAGATACTACGTTTTGGAATTCCTCTCCATCAGTATCATACTCTGTGTCTATGGCCTTAAATGTGGTGGCCAAAGTTTCAAGGTTTTTGTTTTTCAAAGGAAAGAGTACGTCCTGTCTTGAACCCAAGTGTATATAACTGGTGCCTAATTCATTGGCTGTATGTATCATTTTGAGAAAATCCCCGGGGGAAATAATCCCTCCCCGGACAAATACCCTGACGAGATCTGCTTTTTGCATGTTTATTTACCTTTTGTTCCAAATACCGGAATTTAATTTCTGGTTATTACAGCCCCAAAGGCTGTAATAACGGTGGGGCAGTACAGTAAATTTATTAGATTTTTTTTAATTCCAGCTCGAAACTTAATGCACCTTATTTTAATCTAATTAATCAAATCGAAAAGGCCAAACTGCCCATTAGGCATCCACCAAAGCACTAAGCTCATCATCCAGGATGCCTTTGACTTCTGGTTTGCAGCTTCCGCATCCAAGTCCGGCCCCAGTTTGTTGACAGAGCTGACGGAATTCCTGACATCCGGATTGGATGGCTTTAGTGATATTTCCTTTACCGACATTTCCGCATGAACAAACCATTTCTCCAATCATTTCTTCTTTATTGGAATTGCCTCTTAACAATTCTTGACGTTTTTTGGAAAGTTCGGTTTT includes the following:
- the nirD gene encoding nitrite reductase small subunit NirD; amino-acid sequence: MISELEKYKTADSSKVKTWYKAAPVSAFPENGGACIKYKDLQIAVFNFTRRNEWYACQNLCPHKMQMSLSRGMIGSEGEEQEPKVACPFHKKTFSLKTGKNLSGDTCDIATYPIKIEDGYVYVGFED
- the cobA gene encoding uroporphyrinogen-III C-methyltransferase, with amino-acid sequence MKTVIPQLSLVGAGPGDPDLITLKAIKVLKKADVVLYDALANEAFLEYVPDTALKIFVGKRAGLHYRQQREINRMIVNYAKTCGNVVRLKGGDPYVFGRGHEELEYAAKHGVPTDYVPGISSAMAVPGLSGIPLTKRGVNESFWVVTGTLKDHSTAQDLFYAAQSSATVIILMGVKKLPEIVSLFKQYRGNEEDISLIQNGSKENERSITGKLKDIMEIQKKEKISAPAIIVIGKVVGEKKDYLKNLLGQDSLVVTK
- the nirB gene encoding nitrite reductase large subunit NirB, with product MTKVVVIGNGMVGYKFCEKLRVSEAGSDFDVTVFGEEPWPAYDRVHLSAYFSGSTADDLIMAPVEWYKENKIDLRTNELVVKIDRDKKKVISHTGEEVSYDKLVLATGSGAFVPPIEGVEKKGVFVYRTLEDLDAIIDYGKKATSAAVIGGGLLGLEAAKAVMDMGLEAHVIEFAPRLMPRQLDDAGASILKSKLEDLGISIHLSKNTQLIQGDGEMTGLKFADDSELPVDMLVISAGIKPRDELAKDCGLPTAPRGGVIVNEFLQTEDEDIYAIGEVASYQNMIYGLVAPGYEMATQVVNQLVEEEVKPFLGFDMSTKLKLIGVDVGSFGDPFGEVEPSKPIVYENKNSGLYKRINVSLDGKRLLGGILVGDATEYSMLWQMAQNKMPLPPEPEDLILGARGGKESAGAGVESLPNEAQVCSCENVTKGDICSIIENDGVTKMDEIKSCTKAGTGCGGCVPMVNDLLKHQLKSMGKQVKNVICDHFDYSRQELLDIVKVKKIKSYDELLDQFGKGDGCEVCKPAVASILASTWNELITKQDTIQDTNDRYLANIQKGGTYSVVPRVPGGEITPDKLIVLGEVAKKYGLYSKITGGQRIDLFGARVDQLPDIWEELINAGFESGHAYGKSLRTIKSCVGSTWCRYGVQDSVSFAIQVEERYRGLRSPHKIKGAVSGCIRECAEAQSKDFGIIATEKGWNLYVCGNGGSKPQHAQLLINDVDTETCLKYIDRFLMFYIRTAEPLTRTATWLNKLEGGMDYLRDVVVNDSLGIGEELEKEMEFMIQTYACEWKEVVNNPELRAKFKHFVNSDEEDPNLDWQEMRGQKIPASWG
- a CDS encoding rubredoxin produces the protein MQKADLVRVFVRGGIISPGDFLKMIHTANELGTSYIHLGSRQDVLFPLKNKNLETLATTFKAIDTEYDTDGEEFQNVVSSYPALDVMPTTHWLASHNYHYILDTFDYKPKLKINITDPVQSLVPLFTGNINFVASSHDNYWYLYLRFSEIDVKPWCAPDLIYGYDLARVARAIEEINPVKSELKYPEIYQKAKEITTPNTQPVEQELDYPEATTPYYEGMNRVVGGKYWLGLYWRNNKFTINFLKALCQLCLDTNIGKICLTPWKSIIVKGIAEKDRLSWEKLLGKYGINIRHSSLELNWHLPVLDEEALEIKNYLVRALDKQDISTYGLSFSVKTKHMALFTSVAIEKTKKEKPNDPDTFNILYSKDFNPNLSEYFYYAKNVPKETLPPLLIELSYKYYDQLEVRKTSDPVDTVEGTPKKQHRKYQCSSCLTVYDEKYGDPESEIAAGTSFLKLPEDYNCPVCESPKSAFKLI
- a CDS encoding response regulator transcription factor translates to MEKITVVLADDHLVVRSGIKNLLENEGEVKVIGEASNGEEALEVVKKLKPDLLIIDIRMPVMNGLDATKKLTSNDSSTKALILSMHDDEDYILQSIESGASGYLLKDTSKEEFMKAIRAIHHGGKYFSGDISQVLVNSYLNVRDRKVTQKISAINEYDITKREKQILKMIADGIGNKEIAEQLGKSIRTIETHRFNIMKKLKVNNVVELLKKLEDEPGLKQHIESA
- a CDS encoding DUF7009 family protein, giving the protein MKLRINNNSIRLRLTQTEVEKIAKEEAVHQTLQLGEKEVLRYSLVPEKDVDCIGANIKDNEILVKVPAPMSTKWATTDEVSLRHVQKESTNHESIILIEKDFQCLHKRPDEDERDNFPNPHSMEDYQKC
- a CDS encoding DUF4202 domain-containing protein; the protein is MNNSKFEKTIEEFDKINSEDPHLEMINGSEVPKELVYGHRMSGMLQKFSPNASEPLRLAARCQHIKRWEIPREEYPMDRKGYLMWRTKLKKFHGELASSIMKKHGYDDDTIKKVDDLLNKRRLKTDEDVQTLEDVICLVFLKYYFDDFIAKHRQEEGKLVDIVQKTWRKMSEDGHKAALNMEYSEEALDIVKKALEG
- a CDS encoding ATP-binding protein, whose translation is MENSSLTEKPKFEKLGRYYMVALCAIATSIIISQILVQKFISEQKNDSRVVNLSGRQRMLSQRISKCALLLGDSTNTEKREQYLDELETSLENWQVTHQGLQEGNLELGINGRNSKKINLLFSEIENDHNQMVQAAQAIIKKLKNNINIPTDSLRKDIRQIIDHQQEFLSGMDLIVFQYDNEAKSKVMNLRSIELFLLVLSLGVILFEIFFIFIPSAKTIRKTFKKLLQSEQKSKKMTLELSALYSSLEQAYQDLLEVDVAVDDVTVYAKCNAKGNFIHFSDQFSQLMEFEEDKPKNLFTWLQDQGYNPEYLENIKEMVLSGRSWSGEIKLVNAMGDFVWLKMNIIPTMNDFGKAETLMIISTDETEKKEAEAISQEINRERIEQKVKEQQFRSALILEGQEEERKRISRDMHDGIGQLLSAMKFNLEGIHSVNSEFEKEKLKTTRDLLKNVIKEVRRISFNLTPSALSDYGIVPVLNKFCREITKLSDLKVTFENQTGFLSRLEGKVENNLYRICQEAVNNAIKYAEAEEVKITLSHNSQFLNVEIKDNGKGFDMKKLEEKGHLSASGHGLFNIRERANFINGQCTITSEKGKGTTIGINLPLD